In the Leptospira fainei serovar Hurstbridge str. BUT 6 genome, CAATAAGGAATGCTTTACGATTTCCGCCATACCGCATCGCCATTCCTTTCTCGGAAGAGTGGATAAAGCTGAGAATGGAGCAAATACAAACTCGGGCTGGTAAAATGAACCGATCATATTCTTGCCAAGGTCTGCGTTGACGGCGACCTTTCCGCCGACGGAAGAATCGACGCAAGCCAATAGACTTGTAGGAATTTGTGCAAACCGCACTCCTCGTAAAAATGTGGATGCGATAAATCCCGCAAAATCTCCGACCACTCCGCCGCCGATCGCGAGTATCAAACTTTTACGATCCGCGCCGGAACGAATTAATTGATTATAGACTTCCGCAGTACGCCCGATATGCTTATTCTTCTCACCGCCCCTAATGTAGATCTCTTGGACCGGTAAACCGATCGTCTGCAACTCTTGATTGTAAAATTTGGAAAAGAGGCCGGCTAGTTTTCGTTCCGTTATTATAAAGACGGAAGAAATCCCGTTAATATTTAAAATCGATCTCGCCAAACCCTTGAAATCGCGATTCAAAATAATCGGATATTCTTTCGAGGACGTCTTAATTATA is a window encoding:
- the aroB gene encoding 3-dehydroquinate synthase, with translation MNPIQEIIIKTSSKEYPIILNRDFKGLARSILNINGISSVFIITERKLAGLFSKFYNQELQTIGLPVQEIYIRGGEKNKHIGRTAEVYNQLIRSGADRKSLILAIGGGVVGDFAGFIASTFLRGVRFAQIPTSLLACVDSSVGGKVAVNADLGKNMIGSFYQPEFVFAPFSALSTLPRKEWRCGMAEIVKHSLLEGGEYLEKIKNHGSEIYDHESSVLHDFIAESVRFKAKIVGQDERETGLRKTLNLGHTTAHAIESLTKYRKYSHGEAVSIGLLTAMILSSEKEGLDTSFIDLVKSILQNYDLPYRDDSKSKQVALHTLHDKKNVGNSVRFVLLKSPGEAVWDIPVALGEIAEAFRRQKKL